The following proteins are encoded in a genomic region of Corylus avellana chromosome ca4, CavTom2PMs-1.0:
- the LOC132179069 gene encoding snakin-1-like produces the protein MKLFFATLLLCSLLLSSSLLEPVMAGSGFCTNKCSDRCSKAGVKDRCMKYCGICCEECKCVPSGTYGNKHECPCYRDKKNNKGKPKCP, from the exons ATGAAGCTCTTCTTTGCCACCCTTCTGCTCTGTTCTCTTCTCCTCAGCTCCTCTTTGTTGGAGCCTGTCATGGCCGGGTCAG GATTTTGCACGAACAAGTGCTCAGACAGGTGCTCAAAAGCAGGGGTGAAGGATCGGTGTATGAAGTACTGTGGGATCTGCTGTGAGGAGTGCAAGTGTGTTCCCTCTGGGACTTATGGGAACAAGCATGAGTGCCCTTGCTACAGagacaagaaaaataacaagGGCAAGCCCAAGTGCccttaa